The following DNA comes from Lathamus discolor isolate bLatDis1 chromosome 5, bLatDis1.hap1, whole genome shotgun sequence.
ggggagaatcatcTCCCTCAAACTGCTagccacgctccttttgatgcaggccagAATAcagttggcttcctgggctgcaagcacatacTGCCAGCTCCTGTGGAGCTTTTTATCAATGAACATCCCCAAGAcatcccacagagctgctctctggCCTAATTTTCCATCACCATCCAACATAAACAGGATTTGATGCAAAGGCAAAGCACTCAACATCTCTTCTTCAACCCTTGAGTGACCCATACCCCATCACGCACCCAAAAGTGCTGTTCTGCCTTAGAACACATTTGCTTCTGGTACAAATTAATCTTGCCTGATCCTCTTTGTCATCTGTCAGCTCCACAAAGCTGCAGGAATGGAAAGTAAGAGCCCAGATGAAGCCTTACAGTAGCCAGTTTAATATTGTCATTCCTCACTTAAATTGCTTACCTGACTGAAAAACACATGATGCCAAGTGCTGCCCAGGTGGTTAAGACCAGTTTTGTTGGAGAATGAAAACAGATCAAGAAACACCTTGGTCTCATTTTACAGGTGGGGAATAGAGGTATGGAATAAGACTTGCCCGAGGATTTGTGGCAGAACTCAAACCCCAGATTTTCAGATCATTCTCATGAGAAATAAGATTGCTGAGTTCAGCTAAGCTGATGGGAATCCAAATGTCAGAATATGGAACCTACAACACAATTCTATTGCCATTTTTGTAGCAGAAACAAGTACAGGTAGCAAGTAAGAAGTCATCATAAAGCTTCAAGATTTACTGGTTGACAAGTAACCAACTGGAACTATAAAAATGATGCAAATGATGACACACTGTTTCAATATTCAGGCTACATCTTGCTTTGCATGTGTTATGTCCCTGCTGTCCCCCACCAAAGTACACTCTTAAATTAAAGCCACTAGGTGAACATCCTCTTTTTATCACAGGGATTCCACAACCTACAAGtgtaaaagtactttaaaaaccACACAACTCCAGTCCAGCTTCCAACATCTTTTGCAGAACTCTTTGCCTCAATTGAGAAGTGTGGAGAGCAGATAGACCAGGGAGCAAATTGTTCTCAcaaggttgcccagagaaacaaCAACAGTTCAAAAAGCTTACTTCATTATACCCTAACCTTCACCAACATACTGCTGAGAAGAACTGAAGGCAGAGTAGGTAGATGTTATGCCTGGGATCCAAATGAGAGCAAGCACCTGCTCTAAAGGAACATTTCTGCATTTACTCACATGCACTCCAAAAGAACAGGCAGCTGGGCACCAGCTCACCAGCTTTTCTCTCATCTCATTAGGATGTGAGACTAATTAAAGTCTGTCAGTATCAGTAGAAGATTTGGGTGATGTGAAATGCAAGACTGGGCCTTTTGAATGTTCTGTGAGCAGAAACTTGGCTAGAAGAGCAAAGAGGCAGTGATGAAAACTGTACTGAAACCACAAGTCCCTGAATTATGTATTCATGAGATGTATGCTGCCAGCAGGACTGAGAACAAGCAGCAATGTAATGGGGAAATGGAGGAGTCTAACTTGCATACATCTTGGAAAATATAGTCCTTTCTTTCAGTGGGTTCATCTTGTAGGCTTAAAGGGAGTATTGTTAGTGAGGTTAAAACTAGTACATCCTACCAACCAGAGGCTGTAAAATTCTTCCCTAGCAAGAGGAAATTCAGAATTAAGATTAACTGTCTTTAACTTCCTGCAGTTTACCAGGCTCAGCAGATGCCTGCAGGTACCCTTTCAAACAGTTTTTCTACACCAGtgcaagaaaaataagtaatcaagaGGGAGCTGGAACACTAACTCTGCAGTAATGCCTTGTGGAAACGAGATGCCAGATGGGCACTGTACAGGGCAGCCCAGCACACCAGTACCAGGTGCACTCCATTTCCCAGCCACTACAGAAATAAGGCAGCCTCCTGGCATTTACACACCTTAACCCCAGGCCCCTACACAGGTCCTGCAAAACCAAGAGTAACTGCATCTAGAGCAAGCTGTAATCCTTTGTAAAGTGTTAAAAAGGTGGAAAGTACTGGATTACATTGCTGTGAAACTCCTAGGAGGCATAGAGAGACTCAGCTCCAAGGAGATCAACAAGTGTGGAAATACCTATCATCATCAAGTCTACAACCACTTTCATCACAAAGGTGTCTCCTTATACACCCCTGAGCAATTCATTTCTTTTGGAGTAACTGGTATGGGTCAGATCATGGCAGCAGGGTAACTTGACACAAGTCAACTCCAGCAATTTTGTTCCTGCATCGTGTGATCAACTGGACAGTAAGGATGTCGCCTTCCTAATGGGGGTTGCCTTCCTAATGGGGGTTGCCTTCCTAATGGGGGTTGCCTTCCTAATGGGGGTTGCCTTCCTAATGGGGGTTGCAAGAGAACAGCCCAACTGTAGTAAGAGCCACTCAAGTAGCAGCAGCTACTTGAGTATCTACACTTTGGTATCTACACTTAGGCCTAGCGTACCCTAGACAGACAGCAGAAGTAGGCTTAAAGAGGGTATTCGCAAGAAGACCTATTCACAAGAAGCAGCCCTATGAATTTACTGAACCCTGCCCCAGTAACTCATTTATGTCTTTCCTTACATCACCTTCTCTCAAGTGATGCTGCCTTCCTCTTACAAAGTTCTTACCTGTTGCATTTTTTCCAGGTCAAGGCTGGGCCTGCTGACCTTATCCCCATACCCTTGTCGATGTCTCTTACAAGGCATGACTTGCTCAAGGCCTGCCCCAACACTTGTGAAGATTAAAGGTCTGGAGGCTGTGCTCCGCACCAAGGGCTGGAGTCTCTTGGGAGGGGAGGCACTGaagagcacagggctggggctggcgtGCAGGCCATCGGCGGGCTCTGCCACAGGCCGGAAGGACATGGCGCACAGGTTCTTCACTTCATCGTCGCTGGAGGAGGTGTTGTTGCTGTCACTGCAGCAGGCAAGCCTGCTCACCTGCGACCACTTCCGCTTCTCAGCCGCAAACTCCCGGTGGATGCGCTCAAGCTCCTCTTCTGAGCTGTGGCGGTCAAGGCTGGCGTGGAGGAGGGCACGAACCTTGCAGCATTGGTTCTCCTGGTTCTGGAGCTGGTTGGTGGCCAGAGGGGTCAGGGTACAATTCCGTCTTCTCTCTggtgggaagagaaaagagagtagttgcaaagcatttctgtgtcCCATGCCCTGGGCCTGCCTTTTCCTGACCTGTGCTTTTTACCTTCTCCCAGGTAAACTGagctgttttcctcccttttcttccccagaagaCACCCACTCTGGCTGAATGCTTCCCTTTGGAAGTTTCCAGACTTCTGCTTAGACTAGACTGCTAGACATCCCCTCACAAACTGTCACTTGGAAGTCTAGTTGCAGAGCAAGAATGTGGATTTGCTGCCCACCTCATCTCCTGGATGAGGAACTTGCTTCCAACTAAAACCATTAAGTTCTAATGACCAGTTCTCAGGGCAAAGGAGGCAAGTAAGTTATATTATTCTAAGCATCATATCTGTGGCTCAAATAACAGAGATCTGGTTTCTGGGGGTGAAAGTCCTCTTTCTATTACAAGGCTTGTCATACAAGAAAGCCTGCCTTCAGCCATAAGCTGGGCACACTTTACCTGTTCTACTGAGCTCTTTCTATGTTAAGCATATGGGGCAGGGATTTTAATTTTGATAGGACATCTCCTGTGGGTCAGGAATTTTACTTCTGCCTTAGCATAAGAACCCACTTGAATTTGGCTaaacaacaataaaacacaGGGTACACACAAATGGCAGAGACTTAGCACAGCTCAACAGATGCTCTAAGCTGCTTTCTACCAgattcagaaacagcagcagagcacgTGTCTATCCTCTGTCAATAGGGCTGCCTAATACCAACAGTACAGCAGGAACAGAGCAAGCTAAGTAGAAAATGAGCCCAGGGGAATGAGGTAAGTAAAGGTCAGAActcaaggaaaaggaaacctaGAACAAAGATGATGCAGGTGCACAAGAATGGAACAGAAGATGAATTTTTAGTCCCAGTTCTGCCACTGGCTCAGTTGTAAATCTTtgctgccccatctctgcagCACTGATGCTTTAACACATCTACCTCTGGTAAGAAAAGTGTGACTGCAGTTTCTGATAACACCAGCTTCTACCTGTGAGGTCCAAAAGACTACAGGGTGACTGATTCAATGTATTTGGTTGTGGTACACTGAGGACAGAGAAGGAGATACTTCCAAGAACATGAGCACATCCCTTTACCTCTGTCAATCTGAGCAAGTTCCTGGTTCTCTCCCTCAGAGTCATCGCTGTCCTCATCACTTTGGGGGTAGGAGATCTAGGGggcaaagagaaataaaaggcttCATCATGAACACTGAATattgccctgctgctgcccaagcAGCTTCTCCCACCCTCCCACTCTCATATCCTGCAGGCATCACCCCACCTAACCGCACACACTCAGCCATACCACCTCCCTATTTACACATCCTCATCTCCCACCTCAAACTCCCATCATATCCTCTTTACTTGCACCAACACAGAACACACAACCCACTGCTATTTCCACCTTACTGCACCGCCAGCTCTTTCCCAAGCACAACGAACATGCCCTGCCCTGAGCTTGCTAGGCATGCAGCTTGTAACCATCATGGCCTACCACATCCACATCACGTGGACAACTGCATCTCCAAAACCCACCGCCGAAATAAAGACACATCCTGTCAACAGCGCTATCATCTTGCAAGGTACCCACAAATGGAAGTGGTATGTTAACTTCAGCCATCCTATGCATGTACCCACACTTCCCCCCGACAGCAGACACTATGCTGTCCCTGCCAGCACAGAATCTTACAGTCCCACTGGACACCTGTAAATGCTCTTAGAGTAATGATAATTCACATATTCTGTCTATCAGGAATTTTCAGGAACATTTGCTCTGGGTAATCCAATGGACTTCTCCAAACAACTTATTGTATACCCAAATACCCAATTAAAGTGTGTTCTAACACTGGACAAACTTGGTAGTTGCCTCTTGAGAAGGGTTGGGATATCTGAAACCAAGCTTTTGTAGGTCAGATAGATCCCATTGCTGCAGTCTCCTGTGTAGAGGAAACTCTACCTTAGCATGCGTCTCTGGCAGCGGCCAAAAGCAAGTAAGTCAAAGGAAAATGCAATACTTCAAAAGAAACCTTTATAGAGACAGTTCTGGAATAACATGATCACTACAAGAGCAGTTTCATCATTCCTTACAGCTTTTTATTCAGAGTAACAAGC
Coding sequences within:
- the LOC136014606 gene encoding uncharacterized protein LOC136014606 isoform X3, encoding MTATAAILAATRGTVISYPQSDEDSDDSEGENQELAQIDRERRRNCTLTPLATNQLQNQENQCCKVRALLHASLDRHSSEEELERIHREFAAEKRKWSQVSRLACCSDSNNTSSSDDEVKNLCAMSFRPVAEPADGLHASPSPVLFSASPPKRLQPLVRSTASRPLIFTSVGAGLEQVMPCKRHRQGYGDKVSRPSLDLEKMQQKMLLKKNCGTKTRVIKIRSINGGCPPPHFVYDPSTFAFRSLSTLKPLSPIAPVEEPSCAY
- the LOC136014606 gene encoding uncharacterized protein LOC136014606 isoform X5, yielding MLKILTKKLRNQSLNEIQPFQLKISYPQSDEDSDDSEGENQELAQIDRERRRNCTLTPLATNQLQNQENQCCKVRALLHASLDRHSSEEELERIHREFAAEKRKWSQVSRLACCSDSNNTSSSDDEVKNLCAMSFRPVAEPADGLHASPSPVLFSASPPKRLQPLVRSTASRPLIFTSVGAGLEQVMPCKRHRQGYGDKVSRPSLDLEKMQQSINGGCPPPHFVYDPSTFAFRSLSTLKPLSPIAPVEEPSCAY
- the LOC136014606 gene encoding uncharacterized protein LOC136014606 isoform X2 — protein: MLKILTKKLRNQSLNEIQPFQLKISYPQSDEDSDDSEGENQELAQIDRERRRNCTLTPLATNQLQNQENQCCKVRALLHASLDRHSSEEELERIHREFAAEKRKWSQVSRLACCSDSNNTSSSDDEVKNLCAMSFRPVAEPADGLHASPSPVLFSASPPKRLQPLVRSTASRPLIFTSVGAGLEQVMPCKRHRQGYGDKVSRPSLDLEKMQQMLLKKNCGTKTRVIKIRSINGGCPPPHFVYDPSTFAFRSLSTLKPLSPIAPVEEPSCAY
- the LOC136014606 gene encoding uncharacterized protein LOC136014606 isoform X1; its protein translation is MLKILTKKLRNQSLNEIQPFQLKISYPQSDEDSDDSEGENQELAQIDRERRRNCTLTPLATNQLQNQENQCCKVRALLHASLDRHSSEEELERIHREFAAEKRKWSQVSRLACCSDSNNTSSSDDEVKNLCAMSFRPVAEPADGLHASPSPVLFSASPPKRLQPLVRSTASRPLIFTSVGAGLEQVMPCKRHRQGYGDKVSRPSLDLEKMQQKMLLKKNCGTKTRVIKIRSINGGCPPPHFVYDPSTFAFRSLSTLKPLSPIAPVEEPSCAY
- the LOC136014606 gene encoding uncharacterized protein LOC136014606 isoform X4; translated protein: MTGVAEISYPQSDEDSDDSEGENQELAQIDRERRRNCTLTPLATNQLQNQENQCCKVRALLHASLDRHSSEEELERIHREFAAEKRKWSQVSRLACCSDSNNTSSSDDEVKNLCAMSFRPVAEPADGLHASPSPVLFSASPPKRLQPLVRSTASRPLIFTSVGAGLEQVMPCKRHRQGYGDKVSRPSLDLEKMQQKMLLKKNCGTKTRVIKIRSINGGCPPPHFVYDPSTFAFRSLSTLKPLSPIAPVEEPSCAY